A window of Cucurbita pepo subsp. pepo cultivar mu-cu-16 chromosome LG06, ASM280686v2, whole genome shotgun sequence contains these coding sequences:
- the LOC111796761 gene encoding protein DETOXIFICATION 54-like isoform X1, giving the protein MQLIRLVEKLKKNIIPWLEKMEVGNPDASSIKALSVSQVVEELKELWGLTFPVTTMNFLVFLRQVVSVLFLGRIGSLELAGGALAIGFTNITGYSVMVGLAAGLEPLCSQAYGSKNWDLLCLSLQRMILILLFATIPIGFLWINLDNIMVFLGQDHQITRMAAIYCIYSLPDLLTNTLLQPIKIFLRSQEDTKPLMYSTLVAVGLHVPLNYMMVVALGMGMQGVAMASVITNLNIVGLLSGYVWVWGRKGEMRWTLKVGEVCGGVGPVMKLAIPSCLGICLEWWWYEIVTVLSGYLSNPTSAVAATGILIQTTSMMYTVPLALSGCVSSRVGKELGSGKPRKAKAAAVVALGCALVVGGINVTWTVILRRTWATLFTDDMSVESLVSSALPIIGLCELWNCPQTTGYGILRGTARPAVGARINLGSFYLVGTPVAVGLAFGLRVGFVGLWFGLLSAQITCAVSMLYMVLVKTDWEAEALKAKQLTGLEMTAANGAEGETQGLLGEENSH; this is encoded by the exons ATGCAGCTTATACGCCTCGtcgagaaattaaaaaaaaatataattcctTGGTTGGAAAAAATGGAAGTCGGAAACCCAGATGCCTCTTCAATCAAAGCCCTCTCTGTTTCTCAG GTGGTAGAAGAGTTGAAAGAGCTGTGGGGTTTGACCTTTCCGGTAACTACCATGAACTTCTTGGTGTTTTTAAGGCAGGTGGTCTCTGTCTTGTTCTTGGGCAGAATTGGAAGCCTTGAGCTAGCAGGTGGTGCACTTGCTATAGGATTTACAAATATCACAGGCTATTCTGTTATGGTGGGTTTAGCCGCTGGGTTGGAACCCTTATGCAGCCAAGCCTACGGAAGTAAAAATTGGGATCTCCTCTGTCTTTCTCTGCAACGCATGATCTTAATCCTCCTCTTTGCAACTATACCCATCGGTTTTCTCTGGATCAACCTTGACAACATCATGGTATTTTTGGGTCAAGATCACCAAATCACAAGGATGGCGgctatttattgtatttattctCTTCCAGACCTTTTAACAAACACCTTGTTGCAAcccataaaaatatttttgaggtCACAAGAGGACACGAAACCCTTGATGTATAGCACTCTGGTAGCAGTTGGCCTTCATGTGCCTCTGAATTACATGATGGTGGTGGCGCTGGGGATGGGAATGCAAGGAGTGGCAATGGCTTCGGTGATAACAAATTTGAACATTGTGGGATTGTTATCTGGATACGTGTGGGTGTGGGGAAGGAAAGGGGAGATGAGATGGACGTTGAAGGTGGGTGAGGTTTGTGGAGGCGTGGGGCCAGTGATGAAGCTGGCTATACCGAGTTGCTTGGGAATCTGTTTGGAGTGGTGGTGGTATGAAATAGTGACAGTACTGTCTGGTTATTTATCCAATCCAACGTCGGCTGTGGCCGCCACTGGGATTCTCATCCAAACTACAAGCATGATGTACACCGTACCCCTGGCTCTCTCTGGTTGCGTCTCCTCCAGG GTAGGGAAGGAGCTGGGAAGTGGAAAGCCAAGGAAAGCGAAAGCTGCAGCCGTGGTGGCATTGGGATGCGCACTTGTGGTAGGCGGAATCAACGTGACGTGGACGGTGATTCTCCGGCGGACATGGGCCACACTTTTCACAGATGATATGTCGGTTGAATCATTGGTCTCTTCGGCTTTGCCAATCATAGGTCTCTGTGAGCTTTGGAACTGCCCGCAGACCACTGGATACGGCATCCTTCGTGGCACTGCCCGTCCTGCTGTGGGTGCTCGTATCAACTTGGGATCTTTTTACCTGGTGGGCACCCCTGTGGCTGTGGGCCTTGCATTTGGGCTTCGAGTTGGATTTGTTGGGCTTTGGTTTGGGCTGCTCTCAGCCCAGATCACTTGTGCTGTGTCGATGTTATATATGGTTTTGGTGAAGACTGATTGGGAGGCTGAGGCTTTGAAGGCTAAGCAGCTCACTGGTTTGGAAATGACGGCCGCTAATGGTGCAGAAGGGGAAACCCAGGGGCTCCTTGGTGAGGAAAATAGCCATTAA
- the LOC111796761 gene encoding protein DETOXIFICATION 54-like isoform X2, whose protein sequence is MEVGNPDASSIKALSVSQVVEELKELWGLTFPVTTMNFLVFLRQVVSVLFLGRIGSLELAGGALAIGFTNITGYSVMVGLAAGLEPLCSQAYGSKNWDLLCLSLQRMILILLFATIPIGFLWINLDNIMVFLGQDHQITRMAAIYCIYSLPDLLTNTLLQPIKIFLRSQEDTKPLMYSTLVAVGLHVPLNYMMVVALGMGMQGVAMASVITNLNIVGLLSGYVWVWGRKGEMRWTLKVGEVCGGVGPVMKLAIPSCLGICLEWWWYEIVTVLSGYLSNPTSAVAATGILIQTTSMMYTVPLALSGCVSSRVGKELGSGKPRKAKAAAVVALGCALVVGGINVTWTVILRRTWATLFTDDMSVESLVSSALPIIGLCELWNCPQTTGYGILRGTARPAVGARINLGSFYLVGTPVAVGLAFGLRVGFVGLWFGLLSAQITCAVSMLYMVLVKTDWEAEALKAKQLTGLEMTAANGAEGETQGLLGEENSH, encoded by the exons ATGGAAGTCGGAAACCCAGATGCCTCTTCAATCAAAGCCCTCTCTGTTTCTCAG GTGGTAGAAGAGTTGAAAGAGCTGTGGGGTTTGACCTTTCCGGTAACTACCATGAACTTCTTGGTGTTTTTAAGGCAGGTGGTCTCTGTCTTGTTCTTGGGCAGAATTGGAAGCCTTGAGCTAGCAGGTGGTGCACTTGCTATAGGATTTACAAATATCACAGGCTATTCTGTTATGGTGGGTTTAGCCGCTGGGTTGGAACCCTTATGCAGCCAAGCCTACGGAAGTAAAAATTGGGATCTCCTCTGTCTTTCTCTGCAACGCATGATCTTAATCCTCCTCTTTGCAACTATACCCATCGGTTTTCTCTGGATCAACCTTGACAACATCATGGTATTTTTGGGTCAAGATCACCAAATCACAAGGATGGCGgctatttattgtatttattctCTTCCAGACCTTTTAACAAACACCTTGTTGCAAcccataaaaatatttttgaggtCACAAGAGGACACGAAACCCTTGATGTATAGCACTCTGGTAGCAGTTGGCCTTCATGTGCCTCTGAATTACATGATGGTGGTGGCGCTGGGGATGGGAATGCAAGGAGTGGCAATGGCTTCGGTGATAACAAATTTGAACATTGTGGGATTGTTATCTGGATACGTGTGGGTGTGGGGAAGGAAAGGGGAGATGAGATGGACGTTGAAGGTGGGTGAGGTTTGTGGAGGCGTGGGGCCAGTGATGAAGCTGGCTATACCGAGTTGCTTGGGAATCTGTTTGGAGTGGTGGTGGTATGAAATAGTGACAGTACTGTCTGGTTATTTATCCAATCCAACGTCGGCTGTGGCCGCCACTGGGATTCTCATCCAAACTACAAGCATGATGTACACCGTACCCCTGGCTCTCTCTGGTTGCGTCTCCTCCAGG GTAGGGAAGGAGCTGGGAAGTGGAAAGCCAAGGAAAGCGAAAGCTGCAGCCGTGGTGGCATTGGGATGCGCACTTGTGGTAGGCGGAATCAACGTGACGTGGACGGTGATTCTCCGGCGGACATGGGCCACACTTTTCACAGATGATATGTCGGTTGAATCATTGGTCTCTTCGGCTTTGCCAATCATAGGTCTCTGTGAGCTTTGGAACTGCCCGCAGACCACTGGATACGGCATCCTTCGTGGCACTGCCCGTCCTGCTGTGGGTGCTCGTATCAACTTGGGATCTTTTTACCTGGTGGGCACCCCTGTGGCTGTGGGCCTTGCATTTGGGCTTCGAGTTGGATTTGTTGGGCTTTGGTTTGGGCTGCTCTCAGCCCAGATCACTTGTGCTGTGTCGATGTTATATATGGTTTTGGTGAAGACTGATTGGGAGGCTGAGGCTTTGAAGGCTAAGCAGCTCACTGGTTTGGAAATGACGGCCGCTAATGGTGCAGAAGGGGAAACCCAGGGGCTCCTTGGTGAGGAAAATAGCCATTAA
- the LOC111796763 gene encoding protein-tyrosine-phosphatase PTP1, whose product MKWRDDKASALIDSNSQRVPVHHNHYQIPIPFIDPSFSPFQIRPLGNLTSTRSRNHRRRSPMAAAGNSSSSSSSSSNPFIFSPDSPPRLALTPHQIKLCSEALEAFKEKLQMPDVINQEFARLQAQRITASDMKKNCSVALDNVNISKNRYTDVLPFDETRVVLDSCKDYRPSAKGYINASFISSSSSESLSKFIATQGPLPHTYEDFWEMVLQYKCPAILMLTRLIDNYKTVKCGDYFPAEDGSRDFGNLLVVSKWIKSSISSLILRHLEVNHKESEEHVAVLHIQYPEWPDHGVPNDTLAVREMLKRLYHLPPDLGPIVVHCSAGIGRTGTYCAIHNTIQRILIGDLSALDLVSTIFTFRSQRIGMVQTLDQYFFCYRTIVDELQDLISVPQ is encoded by the exons ATGAAATGGAGAGATGATAAAGCAAGCGCACTCATTGATTCAAATTCCCAACGAGTTCCAGTTCATCACAACCATTACCAGATTCCAATTCCGTTCATCGATCCATCATTTTCTCCCTTCCAAATCAGACCGCTGGGGAATCTCACTTCCACACGTTCCCGGAATCATCGTCGCCGGTCGCCCATGGCCGCCGCGGGTAACTCTTCATCCTCCTCTTCGTCCTCCTCCAaccctttcattttctccccCGATTCTCCCCCTAGACTCGCTCTCACACCGCATCAGATTAAGCTTTGTTCCGAAGCTCTTGAGGCCTTCAAGGAGAAGCTCCAGATGCCTGATGTCATCAACCAGGAGTTCGCCCGATTGCAG GCCCAGAGAATAACCGCATCggatatgaagaaaaattgcTCTGTGGCTCTTGACAATGTCAACATCAGTAAGAATCGTTACACCGATGTATTACCCT tTGACGAGACTAGAGTCGTGCTCGACTCTTGTAAGGATTACAGACCTTCTGCAAAGGGTTATATCAATGCAAGCTTTATTTCC AGTTCCTCCTCAGAAAGCCTTTCTAAGTTTATTGCCACACAAGGTCCGTTACCACACACTTATGAGGATTTCTGGGAGATGGTATTGCAGTATAAATGCCCTGCAATCTTGATGCTTACTCGTCTCATTGATAATTACAAG ACGGTGAAGTGTGGAGATTACTTTCCAGCTGAAGATGGTAGTAGAGATTTTGGTAATCTATTGGTAGTCTCCAAATGGATAAAATCTTCCATTTCCTCTCTTATACTGCGCCATTTGGAAGTGAACCATAAAGAG TCAGAAGAACATGTAGCTGTTCTACATATTCAGTACCCAGAATGGCCTGACCATGGAGTTCCTAATGACACACTTGCTGTTCGTGAAATGTTGAAGAGGCTGTATCATTTACCACCCGATCTCGGCCCAATAGTGGTGCATTGCAG TGCAGGTATTGGAAGAACTGGAACATATTGTGCAATTCATAACACAATTCAGAGAATCCTTATTGGAGACTTGTCTGCTTTAGATCTTGTCAGTACCATTTTTACATTTAGATCCCAGCGAATTGGAATGGTCCAAACACTG GATCAATACTTTTTCTGCTATAGAACCATTGTTGATGAACTACAAGACCTTATATCTGTTCCACAGTAG